The Streptomyces cyaneogriseus subsp. noncyanogenus region CCGGCCAGCAGGTCGGCCTGTCGGGTGCCACCGGCAACGTGACCGGCCCGCACCTGCACTTCGAGATCCGCACCACGCCGGACTACGGCTCCGACGTGGACCCGATCGCCTACCTGCGCTCGCACGGCGTCACCGTCTGACGCCCGCGCCCCGCGCGCACACCGGAGGCCGGACCCCGACCCGGGGCCCGGTCTCCGGCGCGCTCCGGCGCCGTGCGCCGGTGCCGCCCCTGCTGTCCGTACGGCCCCGACTGCCCGTACTGCCCCTACTGTCCGCACGGCCCCGACTGCCCGTACTGCCCCTACTGCTCGTGCCGCCGTATTCCGGAATTGGCGAACACTTTAGGAGTGGCTTATCTCACCGCCCGTCAACCCCTTCCTACGGTCGCGTAGGTCACATTCCAGGGTGAAAAATGGGCCGACGTGGCAGACGATTCGAAGAGTGACAGCAGATCAGTGATCGGGTCGTACGTGGCGGTGGGGGACAGCTTCACCGAGGGTGTCGGCGACCCCGGACCCGACGGGAGATTCGTCGGCTGGGCCGACCGGTTCGCCGTACTGCTCGCCGACCGCCGGCCCGAGGGCGACTTCACCTATACGAACCTCGCCGTGCGCGGCAAACTGCTCGACCAGATCGTGGCGGACCAGGTGCCCCGGGCCATCGAGCTGGCGCCGGACCTGGTCTCGTTCTGCGCGGGCGGCAACGACATCATCCGGCCCGGCACCGACCCGGACGAGGTGGCCGAGCGCTTCGAACGCGCGGTCGCCGCGCTGAGCGCCGCGGCCGGCACCGTCATGGTGACGACCGGCTTCGACACCCGCGGGGTGCCCCTGCTCAAGCATCTGCGCGGCAAGATCGCCACCTACAACGGGCACGTCCGGGCCATCGCCGACCGCTACGGCTGCCCCGTCCTCGACCTGTGGTCGCTCCGCAGCGTGCAGGACCGCCGGGCCTGGGACACCGACCGGCTGCACCTGTCGCCCGAGGGGCACACGCGCGTGGCGCTGCGCGCCGGCCAGGTGCTGGGCCTGCCGGTGCCGGCCGACCCGGAGCAGCCCTGGCCGCCGCTGCCGCCGCGCGGCACCTTCGACGTCCGGCGGGACGACGTCCAGTGGGCCCGCGAATACCTGGTGCCCTGGATCGGGCGGCGGCTGCGCGGCCAGTCCTCGGGCGATCATGTGACGCCCAAGGGGACGCTGTCCCCGGAGGACATCAGGATGCGGATCGCCGCGGTGGCGTGAGGCGGAGCCCCCGTACACCGCGGCTCGCCCGCTCAGCCGGCGACGGACCGCCGGCCGTCCCGCGCGGGACGCCCGGCGGCCGTCTGCGCCGCGTCGCCCAGATCGCAGGAGTCCTTGAACCCCTGGCTGGTCAGGCCCAGTGCCGCGTTGATGCGCGAGCGCAGGTTCTCCACGGCGACCATGGCCGTCAGCTCCACGAAGGCGGGCTCGCCCAGCCGCGCGCGCAGCCGTGCGGCCAGGTCGTCCGTGACGGCGGGCGGAGTCGCCGTCATCGCCTCCGCGTACTCCATGACGTCCCGCTCCAGCGGGGTGTAGACGTCGCTGTCCCGCCACGCCGGCACCTCGTGCAGCTTCCGCCGGTCCATGCCGCGCTCGGCGTTCTCCCAGAACCCGAAGTCCATGCACCAGGAGCAGCCGATCGAGGCGGCGGACGCCATCACGGCGAGCGCCTTCAGGTCGGAGTCGAGCTTGTTCCACTTGGCCACGGACTGCTCGAACCGCAGGTCGCCCCAGAGCACACGCGGGTTGTGGGCGAGAGCCTTGCCGGGATCCAGGACCTTTCCGTACGTGCGCCTGGAATACCACTCCATCACGCGGAAGAACAGCGTCCGGGGCGGGGTGAGGGATACGCGGGCCATGGGCCACCTCCTGTCGTGCGAGGCTCCTGAGCGAGCCGGGCGCACCGTGCGGGCGCCTCACCGGTACGACGGGAGGAGGGGGCGCGAATGTGACATGCGGTGCGCCGCCGGGCGAGACCGGCCGTGGTGGCGCGGGGCCCCCGGCCCGCTGTCGGAGGGCCCGGCCATAATGAGGGCCTCATCCGCTCCGCCTGGAGGTACCGTGGCCGCCACCCCCTCTTCAAGCCCCGGGTTCCGCGTGCCGCGGCCCGCGGCCTTCGGCCAGGACCCGGGCGGCGAACGCCTGGCGCGCATCCACGCCTCACCCCACTTCGGCGACGGCGTCTTCCGCAACCCGGGCGGCCCCGCCCGGACCCGCCCCGCCGGATCGGGCAAGGCCCTCGCCAAGACCTACCTCGACAAGGACGCACGGCGGCGCCGCACCCCGCGGGGCACGGTGCCGGTGCACGCCACGACCCTCGCCGACCTCGCCCGGCCGCCCGCCACCGGTCTGCGACTGACCTGGCTCGGCCATTCCAGCGTGCTCGCCGAGATCGACGGGCACCGGGTGCTGTTCGACCCGGTGTGGGGCGAGCGCTGCTCCCCGTTCCCGTTCGCCGGGCCCCGGCGGCTGCACCCGGTGCCGCTGCCCCTGGCCGCGCTCGGCCCGGTCGACGTGGTCGTCATCTCGCACGACCACTACGACCACCTGGACATGCCCACGATCAAGGCGCTGGCCGGGACGGACGCCCTCTTCGCGGTGCCCCTCGGCGTCGGCGCCCACCTCGAACACTGGGGCGTGTCCCCGGACCGGCTGCGCGAACTGGACTGGCACGAGTCGGCCCGCGTCGGCGGCCTCACCCTCACCGCCACACCGGCCCGCCACTTCTGCGGCCGGGGGCTGCGCAATACCCAGCACACGCTCTGGGCGTCCTGGGTCGTCGCCGGCGACCGGCACCGCGTCTACCACAGCGGCGACACCGGCTACTTCGAGGGCTTCCGGGACATCGGCACCGCCCACGGCCCCTTCGACGCCACGATGATCCAGATAGGGGCGTACTCGGAGTTCTGGCCCGACATCCACATGACCCCGGACGAGGGCGTGCGGGCCCACCTGGACCTCCAGGGCCCGGACGCGGAGCGAGGGGTGCTGCTGCCGATCCACTGGGGGACGTTCAACCTGGCCCCGCATCCGTGGGCGGAGCCAGGGGAGTGGACGAAGGACGCGGCCGAGGAGGCGGGGCAGACGGCCGCGTTCCCGCGTCCGGGCGAGCCGTTCGAGCCGGCGGGGGAGGTGCCGGTCGAGCCGTGGTGGCGGGCTGTCTCCGGCCCGATCGCGCACCCTTGGCGGCTTCCCCGGATCGCTGAGGGGACGACCGAGACGTTCAAGGGTGATCTCGACCTAGCGGGTGAGCGGTGACGTCGGTCAGGGACAAGCTGGGGGAGATGGTGCGGATGGTGGAGCGTCTCCCTGCTGACGAGCAGGATCGTTTGCTGCGAGCCTTGGACGGAGTGCCCCGCGTGGAGCGTGAAGTCACTGCTCGGCGATTCAGACCCTTGCCGTCCCTGGAAGGCTCGTCTCGGGTTGTCGTCCGAACGTGCATCGTGTGGCGCTGAGCTGGCAGGAGGGGGCCGGCTGGGCAGTGCTCGGCCGGTGTCGGTGGCAGCGTCTAGGGTGCGGCGCATGTCTGCCTCATCGCCTTGGCTCGATGCCGAGACTCCCCTGTCCCCGGTGTACCCCTTCAATGCGCCAGGGGAGCCGATCACCCTCTACAACGGGCTGGTTGCCGGACCGGCCGGGACTGAGGTGCCCGGGGTTGTCCAGTACGACTGCTCCCCGAAGCCCGGGATCTCATGGAGGCTGCATACCGAGGACTATGACCCCACCTCCACGGACAGGACCGAACTCAGCCTGCTCGACCTCGGCTTCGAACTGCCACTATCTGGCACGGACGTTGTGAGTGGCTGGTCCAACGGCACCTCCTACGGAGACCCTGACGCTGCGCTCGACCGGGTCGTCGTCGCCCACTGGTTCAACCTGCCCCGATGGCACGGATCAGCCCATCTCGCGGCCCATGCCGCTGATGGAACGCCGCGGCTGGTGTCGGCCGGTCGCAGTGTGTACGAGGTGGATGGGTGGAGGATCACGCTGGACATCCGCCCCGACCACGAGGTCGTTTTCTCTGATGTGCGCCAGGCCGACGTCTACGTCATGACCCATGTGATGGAGGTCCGTCGGCTGAACGGAACCACGTTCACGGCCGCCGAGGTCACGCCTGTCCTCAGTACCCTGCACGTCGGGCTGTCCTTCGCGCTCGGCCGGTGGGTCGCCCCCGCCCTGCCCGTCGGCCTGAACGACCAGGCGCAGGCGGTGTGGGGCCAGTGGCGCCCGATGCTCTGCGACCCGGCACGCCGCATCAGCTCCGGCTGGTGGTACCCCGAAGACCAGGAGTCCTTGGCAGATCTGCTGGCCTGCCTCCTGCCCGCCTTCGGCGGACGGCGCCGACGTCGTCACACGAGTCCGTAACCGTCTCGTGCACCCCAAGGAGACACAAGAGCCCGTCTACGGGGTCAATGGACTGGTCACCGACACCTGGCTACTGACCCGCCACTACCTCGCGCTGCTGGTGCTCCGCTCAATCGGCTACCGAGGTTCCTACCAGGACCTCTCGAAGACCAACAGGTGGGTCGGTGAGACCGAGTCCGTCCCATGGGCATGAGGGCGAGCAAGACTGCAGGAGCTCCGGCGCTTTTTCCGGGTCGGGAGACCTTGCGGTCGTACGAGGTGCTGAGCGATGTCGTTGCGGCTGATGTCCTGCGCAGTCGAGCAACGTGCGCTACCTCCTCCTCCGGCGACGACGGCGGTGTCCGAGTTCCGGTTCGGTAACCAGAGGCCGACTGCAGCCTCCGGTCATGCCGATCTTTGGACACCGGGGTGAAGCCACGAACTACCACGGAGGCGACTGACCACCCCGCACGCCCCGGGAGCTCCGTACCGAGGTCATTCGTCCATACGTTGCAGGTCGGCCGCCCGGTGGTCACCTGCGGACGCCAACCCGTCGACGAGGCGTCGCCATCGTGCGATCTGGTCTGGTGTCATGGCATCACGCGAGTGAAGCGTCCCGAGCCAGCCGGGGAGGTACCAGTACCGGTTCGCGGCGATGTGGTGGTCGCCGTCGATCAGTCGCTCCGCCAGGCTGAATCCCTTGTCCCTCTGCCATGCGAGCGGGGCGCACTTGCCGAGCCTTCGTCGGAGGCGAGGAAGAGCACGTCGTGTGCGACGTCGGCGGTCTCACCGAGCCGCCCCAGCGGAATGGAGGCGGCCATCCGGCGCAGGTAGTCCGGCTCAAGGCCGGTCAGCTCTTTCGGTGTGGAAAACGTAACGGGACGGGGCGGGACGGGTCCCGTCACGTGTCTGACACCGTGCCCCGCATGTGGAGCACCACCTCGGGTGCGCCACTTCACGGTTATCGACCAGAACCGTCCGGCCCCGGAACAGCCGTCTCGGTCGACCGGGGCTGTCAATCGAAGCGAGGCCCAATGAGACGCATGATTCATGCGCTGTTAGTGGGTGCGGTCGCCGTCGGAGTCCCGGGTGGGTTCCACCCGGTCGCGTCGGCCGCCGGCACCTCTCCGCTGGAGATCAAGAGCGTCACGGCGAGCGCCGATGACGGCAACATCGCCGCCAACACACTCGACAACAACTTGAGTACCCGCTGGTCCGCCGAGGGCGACGGGGTGTCCATCCGCTACGACCTCGGCTCGGTGCAGACCGTCGGGTCGGTGTCGGTCGCCTGGCACCAGGGCGACCGGAGGCAGAGCACCTTCGACGTCCAGCTGTCCGCGGACGGATCGTCGTGGACCACCGTCGTGAACCGGAAAGCCAGCAGTGGCGGCACACTTGAGCAGCAGAGCCACGACTTCGCCGACGCCTCGGCCCGCTACGTGCGGATCGTGGGCCATGGCAACACCGTCAACGACTGGACCAGCATCACCGAGACGGACGTCTACGGAGCCGATGGAGGCGGAGGCGACGGTGGCGGCTCCTGCGCGTTCCCGGCGGACGTGCTGGACCTGACGAACTGGTACATCGGGCTGCCGGTGGGTGAGGCGGAGTCCCCCACCAACGTCTACCAGCCAGAACTCGCCACGTACAAGCACGACCCGTGGTTCGTCACGGCCGACGACTGCTCGGCCGTCCGGTTCCGGGCTCCGGTCAACGGGGTCACCACCAGCGGCTCCAGCTACCCTCGCTCGGAGCTGCGGGAGATGACGGACTCCGGAACGGCCAAGGCGAGTTGGTCGTCCACGTCAGGCACTCACACCATGGTGATCGACCAGGCCATCACGGCCGTTCCCGAGGAGAGGCCGTACGTCGTCGCCGGGCAGATCCACGACGCCTCCGACGACGTCACCGTCTTCCGCCTCGAAGGCAGCAGGCTCTACATCACCGACGGCGACACGTCGCATCACCATCTGGTGACGGACGCCTACCGGCTGGGTACGAGGTTCCAGGCGAAGTTCGAGGTCAGCGACGGCGAGACCAGGGTCTACTACAACGGCGCGTTGCAGACCACGCTGTCGAGGGACTACTCCGGCGCCTACTTCAAGGCCGGCGCGTACACGCAGGCCAACTGCGGCAACTCGGATCCGTGCAGCGAGGACAACTACGGCGAGGTCAAGATCTACGGCCTCAACGTCACGCACGGCGACGGCGGGGGTGGGGGTGCCGGGGACTCGACCGAGGCCGCCGAGCGGTACGGCTGGGGCACCCCGCTGCCGGTCTCCGACGAGTTCGACTACACCGGCGCGGTCGACCCCGATAAATGGGCGGTGCCGACGGGCGAGGTCGGCGGCACGCAGGGATGCTGGGAAGGGCACGCAGGGAACGGCCGCCGCTGCGCCAAGAACAGCACCGTCGCCAACGGCATGCTCACCATGCGCGGCGAGGCGAACGGCGACACGGGTTGGCTGCGGCAGCAGCGTGACGCCCAGTACGGCCGGTGGGAGATCCGTTCGCGCTCACGGAACACCGGCTCGGACGGCGGGCTCTACCACGTGCTGCACCTGATCTGGCCCACCGCGGGCAACCGGCTCGAGAACGGGGAGTACGACTGGGTCGAGACGTCCGACCCCGAAGCCCAGTGCCTCACCGCTTTCCTGCACTATCCGAAGAGCCCGACCGACAAGAAGGAACGCAACGACCACTGCCCGGTGGACATGACGCAGTGGCACAACTTCGCGTTCGAGTGGACGCCGGACGCGTTGGTCGGCTACGTCGACGGCGTCGAGTGGTTCCGGGAGTCGGGCGGCGCGGACGCCGACCGGGGGAACATCCAGACGATGCCCTCGGGGCATTTGAACATCCAGCTCGACAACTTCACCGGCGACAGCGGGCTGCGCCCGGCCGTGCTCGAGGTCGACTGGGTCCGGACGTACGACGTCGAGCCCGTCGGCGGGAATCCCGGCGATCCCGGCGGGGACTCTCCGGTCCCCATCGTCGGCATCTCGGCGAGTCCCGATGACGGCAACGTCCCCGCCAACACCCTGGACAACAACCTGAGTACCCGCTGGTCGTCCGAGGGCGACGGGGCGTGGATCCGCTACGACCTGGGCTCGACGCGGACCGTCGGCTCGGCGTCGGTCGCCTGGCACCAGGGAGCCGGCAGAAAGCACACGTTCGACGTCCAGCTGTCCGACGACGGGTCGTCGTGGAGGACCGTCCTGGCACGAACGACCAGCAGCGGCACCACACTTCAGCAGGAGAAGTACGACTTCGCCGACGCCTCGGCCCGCTACGTGCGGATCGTCGGCCACGGAAACACGTCCAACGACTGGACCAGCATCACCGAGACGGACATCTTCGGAGCCGACAACAGCGGCGGAGACGACGGCGGCGGAGACGACGGAGAGCCGAGCCCTGCCCGCACGGTCCGTGTCGCGGACTCCGACGCGCTGGAGAGCGCGTTCGGGGACGCACGGGCCGGCGACCGCATCGTCCTCGCGGACGGCACATACGCGATCGGCAGCATGACCGGCAAGAACGGAACGGCCGCCGCACCCATCACCGTGGTCGCCGAAAACCGCGGCAAGGCGGTGATCGGCGACGGGCAGCTGGAGGTGGCGGACTCCTCCTACGTCACCTTCCAAAACCTGAAATTCACGAACAGCGACACCCTGAAGATCACCAGGTCGAATCATGTGCGGCTGACCCGCAACCACTTTCGGCTGACCGAGGAGTCCTCGCTGAAGTGGGTGATCATCCAGGGTGCGGGCAGCCACCACAACCGGATCGATCACAACCTGTTCGAGGAGAAGCACCAGCTCGGAAACTTCATCACCATCGACGGATCCGAGACCCAGCAGTCACAGCACGACCGCATCGACCACAACCACTTCCGCGACATCGGACCCCGCGCGGACAACGAGATGGAGGCCATCCGGGTCGGCTGGAGCGGAATCTCCCGGTCGAGCGGATTCACCGTCGTCGAGTCGAACCTCTTCGAGAACTGCGACGGTGACCCGGAGATCGTCTCCGTGAAGAGCAACGACAACGTCGTCCGCTACAACACCTTCCGCGCCTCCCAGGGCGTCCTGTCGCAACGGCACGGGAACCGGGGCGCATTCCACGGCAACTTCTTCCTCGGCGAGGGCAAGGCGGGGACCGGCGGAATCCGCCTCTACGGCCAGGACCACAAGGTCTACAACAACTACTTCGAGGGCCTGACCGGCACCGGCTACGACGCCGCGCTGCAGATCGACGGCGGCGACGTGGACACCTCGGGCGCGCTGAGCGCGCACTGGCGCGTCTACCGGGCGACCGTCGTGAACAACACCTTCGTGAACAACGTGTCGAACATCGAGATCGGCGCCAACTACAGCCTTCCCCCGGTCGACTCGGTCATCGCCGACAACGTCGTCACCGGCAGCCGGGGCAAGCTGATCAACGAAGTCAGGAAGCCCTTGAACATGACCTACTCCGGGAACATAGCCTGGCCGACCGGATCGGCAACCCTCGGCGTCTCCGTGCCCTCCGGCTCCGTCAGGGCGGTCGACCCGCTGCTCGCCTCGGACGGATCGCTGTACCGGACCGGCGCG contains the following coding sequences:
- a CDS encoding chondroitinase-B domain-containing protein translates to MIHALLVGAVAVGVPGGFHPVASAAGTSPLEIKSVTASADDGNIAANTLDNNLSTRWSAEGDGVSIRYDLGSVQTVGSVSVAWHQGDRRQSTFDVQLSADGSSWTTVVNRKASSGGTLEQQSHDFADASARYVRIVGHGNTVNDWTSITETDVYGADGGGGDGGGSCAFPADVLDLTNWYIGLPVGEAESPTNVYQPELATYKHDPWFVTADDCSAVRFRAPVNGVTTSGSSYPRSELREMTDSGTAKASWSSTSGTHTMVIDQAITAVPEERPYVVAGQIHDASDDVTVFRLEGSRLYITDGDTSHHHLVTDAYRLGTRFQAKFEVSDGETRVYYNGALQTTLSRDYSGAYFKAGAYTQANCGNSDPCSEDNYGEVKIYGLNVTHGDGGGGGAGDSTEAAERYGWGTPLPVSDEFDYTGAVDPDKWAVPTGEVGGTQGCWEGHAGNGRRCAKNSTVANGMLTMRGEANGDTGWLRQQRDAQYGRWEIRSRSRNTGSDGGLYHVLHLIWPTAGNRLENGEYDWVETSDPEAQCLTAFLHYPKSPTDKKERNDHCPVDMTQWHNFAFEWTPDALVGYVDGVEWFRESGGADADRGNIQTMPSGHLNIQLDNFTGDSGLRPAVLEVDWVRTYDVEPVGGNPGDPGGDSPVPIVGISASPDDGNVPANTLDNNLSTRWSSEGDGAWIRYDLGSTRTVGSASVAWHQGAGRKHTFDVQLSDDGSSWRTVLARTTSSGTTLQQEKYDFADASARYVRIVGHGNTSNDWTSITETDIFGADNSGGDDGGGDDGEPSPARTVRVADSDALESAFGDARAGDRIVLADGTYAIGSMTGKNGTAAAPITVVAENRGKAVIGDGQLEVADSSYVTFQNLKFTNSDTLKITRSNHVRLTRNHFRLTEESSLKWVIIQGAGSHHNRIDHNLFEEKHQLGNFITIDGSETQQSQHDRIDHNHFRDIGPRADNEMEAIRVGWSGISRSSGFTVVESNLFENCDGDPEIVSVKSNDNVVRYNTFRASQGVLSQRHGNRGAFHGNFFLGEGKAGTGGIRLYGQDHKVYNNYFEGLTGTGYDAALQIDGGDVDTSGALSAHWRVYRATVVNNTFVNNVSNIEIGANYSLPPVDSVIADNVVTGSRGKLINEVRKPLNMTYSGNIAWPTGSATLGVSVPSGSVRAVDPLLASDGSLYRTGAGSPAIDAGTGGHVFVTDDMDGQARTGGVDVGADERSVSMVARAPLTAVDVGPGAA
- a CDS encoding MBL fold metallo-hydrolase — protein: MRASSAPPGGTVAATPSSSPGFRVPRPAAFGQDPGGERLARIHASPHFGDGVFRNPGGPARTRPAGSGKALAKTYLDKDARRRRTPRGTVPVHATTLADLARPPATGLRLTWLGHSSVLAEIDGHRVLFDPVWGERCSPFPFAGPRRLHPVPLPLAALGPVDVVVISHDHYDHLDMPTIKALAGTDALFAVPLGVGAHLEHWGVSPDRLRELDWHESARVGGLTLTATPARHFCGRGLRNTQHTLWASWVVAGDRHRVYHSGDTGYFEGFRDIGTAHGPFDATMIQIGAYSEFWPDIHMTPDEGVRAHLDLQGPDAERGVLLPIHWGTFNLAPHPWAEPGEWTKDAAEEAGQTAAFPRPGEPFEPAGEVPVEPWWRAVSGPIAHPWRLPRIAEGTTETFKGDLDLAGER
- a CDS encoding SGNH/GDSL hydrolase family protein; its protein translation is MIGSYVAVGDSFTEGVGDPGPDGRFVGWADRFAVLLADRRPEGDFTYTNLAVRGKLLDQIVADQVPRAIELAPDLVSFCAGGNDIIRPGTDPDEVAERFERAVAALSAAAGTVMVTTGFDTRGVPLLKHLRGKIATYNGHVRAIADRYGCPVLDLWSLRSVQDRRAWDTDRLHLSPEGHTRVALRAGQVLGLPVPADPEQPWPPLPPRGTFDVRRDDVQWAREYLVPWIGRRLRGQSSGDHVTPKGTLSPEDIRMRIAAVA
- a CDS encoding carboxymuconolactone decarboxylase family protein; translation: MARVSLTPPRTLFFRVMEWYSRRTYGKVLDPGKALAHNPRVLWGDLRFEQSVAKWNKLDSDLKALAVMASAASIGCSWCMDFGFWENAERGMDRRKLHEVPAWRDSDVYTPLERDVMEYAEAMTATPPAVTDDLAARLRARLGEPAFVELTAMVAVENLRSRINAALGLTSQGFKDSCDLGDAAQTAAGRPARDGRRSVAG